The following are from one region of the Mixophyes fleayi isolate aMixFle1 chromosome 7, aMixFle1.hap1, whole genome shotgun sequence genome:
- the LOC142098180 gene encoding taste receptor type 2 member 40-like, protein MSTAIDVYFIVILVIMCVSGITLNSSIITVYFRDWRKKQHFIVCDKIFLSMALTNVVLQCVMAINVWLYCFWTHLLYVNQSYLYLFVVQFFLIYGNFWHTAWLSVHYCLKLVNYSHNFFLFLKKRLSSSILQLLIMTLVGSFFINLPFIWTMKLDFLQNVTENSSSTNYFSQSSSLFIPFNMVIGCCLPVIVALICIGLSVKSLLGHVWRMKQNTSQFSSSPQLKVHVRAARTMILQVLFNSLMYLAIFGICLSSFNLDTIWKVVLWTIIMSYPSAQTVTLILGNPKLNSKLFGQDIAS, encoded by the coding sequence ATGTCGACAGCTATAGATGTTTACTTTATTGTTATTTTGGTTATCATGTGTGTTTCAGGAATTACTCTAAATTCTTCAATAATTACAGTATATTTCAGAGACTGGAGAAAGAAACAACACTTCATAGTCTGTGATAAAATCTTTCTCTCCATGGCTCTTACAAATGTCGTCCTCCAATGTGTCATGGCTATCAATGTTTGGCTGTATTGTTTCTGGACTCACCTGCTATATGTCAACCaaagttatttatatttatttgttgtcCAATTCTTTCTAATTTATGGAAACTTTTGGCACACTGCTTGGCTTTCAGTTCACTATTGCCTGAAACTGGTCAACTATTCCCATAATTTCTTCCTTTTCCTGAAAAAGAGATTGTCCTCTTCTATTCTACAATTACTCATAATGACATTGGTGGGATCATTCTTCATTAATCTGCCATTTATTTGGACAATGAAATTGGACTTTCTTCAAAATGTGACTGAAAATTCATCTAGCACTAATTACTTTTCTCAGAGTAGCAGTCTATTCATTCCGTTTAACATGGTGATTGGCTGCTGTCTTCCAGTTATTGTGGCTCTCATCTGTATTGGACTTAGTGTGAAGTCTCTCCTGGGACATGTCTGGAGGATGAAGCAGAACACGTCTCAGTTTAGCTCATCTCCTCAGCTCAAGGTCCATGTTCGAGCAGCCAGAACAATGATTCTACAAGTATTGTTTAACTCACTAATGTATTTGGCAATCTTTGGAATCTGTCTGTCATCATTCAATCTTGATACTATTTGGAAAGTAGTGCTCTGGACAATTATCATGTCGTATCCCTCTGCTCAAACTGTCACTTTAATCCTGGGAAATCCAAAATTAAACAGCAAATTATTTGGTCAAGATATCGCCTCCTGA
- the LOC142098183 gene encoding taste receptor type 2 member 40-like: protein MGASGKMLNFSIITVYFRDWRKKQRFSVCHQIFLFVAVANVALQCVMFIDGLVYNFWTHQLQVNKGYVCTSFVEFFLIYSNFWHTAWLSVHYCLKLVICSHHLFLYLKNRLFSSIRIILVISLVGSFFINLPFIWTKKIELLQNVTDASSKIYAVDTNIHYTVFNMVIGCCLPVIVALICIGLSVKSLLGHVWRMRQNTSQFSSSPQLKVHVQAVRTMILQVLLNSIIYLAVISTGLSSFNLN from the coding sequence ATGGGTGCTTCAGGAAAAATGTTGAATTTTTCAATAATTACTGTATATTTCAGAGACTGGAGAAAGAAGCAACGTTTCAGTGTCTGTCATCAAATCTTTCTCTTCGTGGCTGTTGCAAATGTCGCCCTCCAATGTGTCATGTTTATTGATGGCCTAGTATATAATTTCTGGACTCACCAGCTACAGGTAAACAAGGGTTATGTATGTACATCTTTTGTTGAATTCTTTCTAATTTACAGCAATTTTTGGCACACTGCTTGGCTTTCAGTTCACTATTGCCTGAAACTGGTCATCTGTTCACATCATTTATTCCTTTATCTGAAAAATAGATTATTCTCTTCTATTCGCATAATACTCGTAATATCATTAGTGGGATCATTCTTCATTAATCTGCCATTTATTTGGACAAAGAaaatagaacttcttcaaaatgtGACTGATGCGTCCAGCAAGATATATGCTGTTGATACAAACATTCACTACACTGTCTTTAACATGGTGATTGGCTGCTGTCTTCCAGTTATTGTGGCTCTCATCTGTATTGGGCTTAGTGTGAAGTCTCTCCTGGGACATGTCTGGAGGATGAGGCAGAACACGTCTCAGTTTAGTTCATCTCCTCAGCTCAAGGTCCATGTTCAAGCAGTCAGGACAATGATTCTACAAGTATTGCTTAACTCCATAATATATTTGGCTGTCATTTCAACCGGCTTGTCATCATTCAATCTTAACTAA